ggtgatactcgctataaatactttgacaaataacgcccaaaaTCAATCGTTTTGGGGCTTAATAAGAGTCCGAGTTATTAAGCTAGATGACACTCGCAAGGAtttcactttcaaactaggtgaaagtttgATAATTCAAAGGGTCTTATAACTGtcactaaatccactatatattccattaaaaattcaaagtagggacatttaaattaaatgttactaaatatattataaccgctataagtaaattaatttgttgtgaCACTTGAAATCTATTTTTCcatcctttaatttttttttttttgaaaattcctTATTTAACtgaatgtatttttttaatttagcttAATGCAActcaatattattataaattgacATACTTTGTATTCATTTCAATTTCATTCAATATTACTTTAACTTTAGTAAtccattttcataatttttatcaaataaaacTTAATTCTGGTACTTTCAATTTAAAATGTTTAGTTTTTTAGAGTACAGAGTAGGCTGATAATGAGAAAAGAAAAGATCGAGACAACGAGAATTATACCTATGATCTTATATGTCTTATATGGAAAAAATGGATGCTCCAACTAAAAATCATGATGAGTCCAATTAAACACTAATGTACtaattaataatgtttaattcaATACTAATGGTTTCAGttaaattaaaaaggaaatctTTTAAATTCACTACTCTTCTAGAAGGTTTGAGGATATTAAATTTCATAGAATTTGAGTTTTCATACATTTTACAAAGGACAAATATATATTAGGAGAACATTATAGTACTCTTTTGTCTCAAAAGAAATAGCTAAAAGTACAAAttgttactaaaaataaaataaataaataaatgtgtagatgataattaaagaaaaaatatacattatatttataaataaaaatgagataagTTTAacaagataaattaaaaagaaaaatgagattaaTTCTTTGCAACAATTAGATTTGACAATTAATGATGATGTAACAATTGCATGTCCAATATGTGATATGATGAAGTATAAGCCATACAAACTATTGGATCAATGACTTCCACGCTAAATGGGGTACTATTACACCTCAAGCTTCCTAAAACTTTGGTTAGCATTTGTGGCATTTCTATTAACCATCATTCTTCTATATTAATTTGTGCTCCATATTTTAGGAAGTACATAATCACTCATCAAAATAAATCTGAATATAATATAAATGATAGTTTTTATGAGCAGAATACATTGAATACGATAATGAAGATAAATATTAATAGAGCATTTTATTATTTGCTAATATTAGTATTAGATGACTAATTTATCTTCTTGATAACGAATAACTTTCTAAATACAGAAGAGTCGATAGTATGATAAGTCTTCGAACTAACAAGACACGAGGTGCATGAACCATATATACGTTCAAATCCATCCATTCTATTCGTTACACTACTCCAATAGTCTATCAACAGTCTATCAGATGTACACAATTTTAcacttgtaagttgtaagttATAACAAAGAGGTAGTTCTAGAATTCTGATAGACTCATGCATAGTATACATCGTGTACAACTTTAAACAAATAAGATGTGTACATAATTTAATGTGACATTTTAATATACTCCattataattcaatattaaagaattataaattttttatctaTCCAAAttattaggataaaataatcGGGTTAGAAAAATATGTAgaagataataaaataaaaatgaaaaatatttgtgtaagtgAAATATGAAAGATAtatagaaaaaaacaaaaaatgatcCCGTATAGGAAGAAAATGTGAGAGAAAATAGGAACTATTTGGAAATTAGGAGTAGTGACTATTGATTAGGATTCAGGACTTATTTGGTTGACatgtaataaaaattttatttcacgAAAGCCAAAAATAATGTTTGACTTGTATATTCCGTTGAGAtatgttttaattaattgtgAAAATTGACTAAACAATTCTAATATAAATTGATTAAAGATTGCATTTAAAAAGAAACGGACAAGAGTTAATGATATTCACAAAATATAAGAAGTTGGAATGACTTTAGGGCAAGGTGGATCAGAAACTTTCTACCCCTTATTTGGGCAATTAAATTCTCCATGAACATCCGTAGATAAGtttttaatagaaataaatattatatatttttagataAGAATATAAATTTAGTTTTCAATTAGTTTTTCATTCCATTTATTTCCCTCATTGTACTCTATAATCTAAAAagaatcaatatatatatatatatatatatatatatatatatatatatatatatatatatatatatatatatatatatatatatatttcaaatgcAATTAATTTTCCAATATTCATCAGAATTTTAGTTCAATCAAATTAACTTCATATTGTTCTATTCCAAGTTTGAacaaaggaagaagatgaagtgTGAGTTGTAGATTTTTAACaaccaactcaataaaatataatcatattTTATAATCAATTGAATAGGAACCAAAACTAATATGACCACTAAAGTCTGGAGAGCGGAGATAATTTATTCATTTGTACAATCAACTTTAATCTTTTGACATTCAGACTTTCATATTATTGTTGTGTGTATATgaacaaattgaaaaaaagctttttttttacaactaatatatatatatatatatatatatatatatatatatatatatatatatatatatatatatatatattctccaCAATTTGTGAACAAAgggaacaaaagaaataaatagcTTAATAAAGTCTTAGCAATGACTAACCTTGAACAAAAATTTGTGGTCGTAAAAGGCAACAGCTAGCAATAGACACTACTACACATCTTATACTTGCTCTTTAGGAATACCTTTTGTATTTAATATATGCCTTTTTAGCTCTTTTTGGTAAAACATTCGTTATTTATACATTTATAATTTTCACCATATAATAGAATTagtctcattttattttttaatttgtcacaaaatttattttattttttattttttattatgatttacttttattattttctattcatATGTTTAATACCTTTATCCCACATTTctataaaaataccatttttaccggttatttttatttatttttcttgattttcacgAGGCTAATTCCAAGGGACAAATAGCATGCTttcttaatttctttcatatttttttttatttgtctcgtttcaactttttttattattcttaaacaaaatttaatcTTTGTCTATTAACAATGCATTAAAAATTAAAGCCAAATGAGATCTTGTCATTGTTTTGTTTCATAAAACCCATTTCTCGATCATCatatctatttttagaaaaatttacgtcataaaataattaaaattcaagagtttaaaattttcaataagtGTAAGTTTTTACACTTTAAAATCAAGAGAATTAAGCTAATGTCAATGGTACAATTGTAGAATGAgagttaagaaaaaaaaaaaaatcaaacacctAAAACAAGcctcaacaaaaacaaaatactcTTAAATCACTTTTCCAAATCCTTATTAGCTTGGTAAACATGGaggcttatatatatataagagatTAACTTGACAAATGAGTTTCTAAACATTTTAGAgtcttaattaattttaattttagcaAACTTTCTAATAACATGAATAATAGATCAAATTAAGGATTATCCTTATTTAAAGCACTTTTTATAGAATTTTATTTGGTCAAATCTACTAATTAATATATtcgaatatatatataacatatcttaagaCCTCAATCATAAACTGAAGTTTTAACTGAGTTGATTTCTTAATAGTTGACATatatataatcatcatcatatataTCTACTaatcttaaaaaatattaattattatcttACGGTATTAATTTACGTAGAATGACTTACATTCAAATTTCTCACATTACATGGATAATTTTAATGTAGCCATACACTAACATATCATAAGTAATtgtaaattttgttatttaaataaactagtctgataattataaattatcaaTTTAGGTACCATAAATATAAATTTCCTATCTTAAAATGGCGTAGTGctcaacataaatttaaaaactacATCCAATATCCATTCCTTTCAATGTAAATCCACCCATTCACACTCAAGCTTAATACTTAATGGCGcaaataatgattaatgaagccATACATCCACTTTATACAATATGACAAAGAATGTTTGTAATTGACTAATCGCCTTTGATTCATCACTTTTGTCTAGCTCAAATTTTTGACTTTTCccatatttttatcattattaaataaaatcaaatttttgtttataaatggGCGGAGCAAAAAATATACtatgaaatttaaatttctgtttgttttacatattttttgaaattttgagacCTAAAAACAAGTTAAACTAAAGCAAAAGCAATgtaaaataatttcaactaaTATCTGAGACTCTTAAATTTAAGGGCTCTATGCTATTGAACATGTTATACTTGCTCAAATTACCCCTGATTGATAGTATAACTCCAATTGAACATGATTGAAGTCGTGAATCGTAGAAGCTAAAATTTGTAAAACTAACTTTTTAGagcaaaaaaccaaaaaaaggaaATAGTATATTTAGATTTCACAATGGGGAATAAGACAAAATCAGTctattgtttttaataatttactagAAGTAATGCATTTATTTGCTTGGAATagttttgtgtatttattttatcCTACTTTAttcattatatttaaattgctatttttttttgaaaaaaattcttaagaaaattatagtgatttataaatatacatttattgttgttgatgaaaTGATATTAGATCCATTCtatatatcataattcatagtAACATGGAATATTCTCAACTTTCCTTATAGAGAAGAAAACTAGAAGGCCAAGAACTATGTGGAAATAAAGGAATTATAGTTGGAAATTAAATAGAAGAGTGGACCTTAAAATAGCAAAGGCTAAGAGGTGTTGCTAGTAAGGTTGGTGGCTTGTTACTTTTAGTAAATTCTACAAACGaccaaatttatttttcatccaTATTTCTTCTTTTTGTCCCTATTTAAAGCCCTTTTGTTTAtatcattaattaataatattatcaaattaaataatgataattcaCTTTTTCAAACACTTCATAAATTACTTAGCTTGTGATGTTATTAAGAACAAACATGACCAATGGGGACTACTAAAAAGTTTAATTTTCCTAGACCACATTGGGGAGGAACCccattagaaattaaaatattttaataagttAAACGACACACTTCTAATTTTCATAGAAATTGCTGCAATTTCCATACAAAATATCGGATCCgattaaattgttttatttttctttaaatatcatttatttaatgcaaacttttttttctaatacattCAATACATCagctaaaataataattttatatactacataaaatgtattttcttcattttaatgTGTTAGTTacactttaacaaaatatttcACATGGAGAGTGTACCATTTTTTATGATAGAGAGTACTTCTtccgttttttttttgtttgtccattttaagttttttcattttatgagagagaaatttaaatttaatttttaaattatatattcaaCATGTAGAATtttattagattcgtcttgatacgacgaattttaatatataacttTTACAATTCTTTATTATGCACACTATAAGATATCgagactcaaaatttactttaaaatacataaaaaaataaagtggataaacaaaAGAAACCGAAGGAATGCTATATTATTTAAGATTTGTCGACAAGGGTAAGTGATGCATCATGCATGGAAGCAAGGTTCCTAGCCCTACTAGTAGTAATGTAGAAGTATTTGTTGTGGTTATACCACTTACAAATGGTTTTCTCTTGTGTGGTCGGATTCATTTGACTCGTGTTTATATACTCGACAAAACAAGAGAATAATGGCTTgtttttataactttaattatgtTCTTATCCGGtttctataaaattatatatcttttactgaaaacaaaaagataaatggattcatttcttttaattcgACAATTTTAAGTAATCACATTAAACtaaaacttattatatatagcAAAAAATTGTAACGTCATGGTATGTTATATTATTCTATCATACTTAATATTTCACTTGTAATGAGAGAGTGAATGTCATTTGAACATGTAATCTTTTATTATATTGGCTTCTAATATCATGCTTAAAACGAACTCAATCAAATACTTAAGTTAATAGTTGTATAGTATCATTTATGCTAGTGTCTTAACTAAAATAACATGAtcaaactcaaataaaaaactcattaattcattattattattattattattattattttggacAAAGAAGAAATTTCATTAAACCAACCAAAAACAATACAAAACAAGCCAAAGTGAAGCCGACTCTAGACAAATGCATCAGTATGAAAATGGAACCCACTTTCTAGTCTGCTCATAATTGAGCTCCTAATTGCATCATTCCTGACTTTCCAAATTCTATATACAAGACTGCAAATACTCATGAGGATCAGTTTCTTCTGGAATTTAGGTATCCTCTATCTTTTTCTAGCGATGGCATTGATGCTGCATGGAAAGTGAACACCCAACCATCGTTGCAAGAAATGAGCACAAACCATACTAAAGTGAcactgaaaaaaaaatatgctcCACTGATTCTGGACACAAGTTACACATGGGACAACGATCATCATCAATAATCCCCATCTGAGCCAATTTATCTCTAGTTTTAAGTCTACCAAGTAAAGTTAGCCATAAGATAAAACGTGCTTTAGGGACAGAGGGTCTATGTCGCACAAATCTATCCCAACTAACCTTAGGAGTAGAGTCGAAAATAGAGCTATAAATCACCTGTACGGAGTACTGATGCTTATTCATCCAAACCGCTAGTTTGTGCTTGATATTACATATCTTCTTGAAGGACCAGCTAGCAGTACTAGGGGGATTGAAAAGCATCCAATTGGTCCCTTTGGTATATACACCATGAACCCATCTAACCCAGAGGGATTCATAAAGAGTACTAATGTGCCAAGAGAGCTTAACAACTGTAATAGAATTCCAGATCTCAAGATTCCAGACACCCAATCCACCATTCTTCTTGGGCATACGCACTTTAAGCCAGCTGACATTGCCTTGAGAGGTATTATTCGCATCACTTTGCCATAGGTAAGATCTTCATATGCTATTAATCTTTCTGATCACACATTTAAGGAGCACAAAAATTTGACACCAGTATGAAGTGATGCCCATGAGAACCGAAGTTACTAGCTGAAGCCTACCTGCATAAGAAAGATTTTTGTAGTACCACAATCTCAAATGAGCTGTCATCTTATCAATAATCACATCAAAGTCAGCAGCTGATTGACGCTTAAAATTTAGAGGAACTCCTAAATATTTGACAGGAAAAGAGCCCAGGGGAAGGCTTATACTCTCAGCAATCCTTTCCTTAGTTAATCGTGACAAACCAGCTAAGAATAGAGCCGACTTAGACTTATTTGCAGAAAGTCCAGAGGTTTTAGAAAAACTATCCAGA
This Amaranthus tricolor cultivar Red isolate AtriRed21 chromosome 13, ASM2621246v1, whole genome shotgun sequence DNA region includes the following protein-coding sequences:
- the LOC130798726 gene encoding uncharacterized protein LOC130798726, giving the protein MNVIRTCPELIEEMRSLLDLSFSNEQIKETMWSISSWPVIGNDIVEVICCFFRIGKLLKAWSTTAITLVPKVACPTSPGDFRHISCCNVIYKCISKLVCSKLKQMLGVVGTRDLFKFHPRCRKMKLNHLCFADDLMLFSKGDPYLISPLYQCLDSFSKTSGLSANKSKSALFLAGLSRLTKERIAESISLPLGSFPVKYLGVPLNFKRQSAADFDVIIDKMTAHLRLWYYKNLSYAGNVSWLKVRMPKKNGGLGVWNLEIWNSITVVKLSWHISTLYESLWVRWVHGVYTKGTNWMLFNPPSTASWSFKKICNIKHKLAVWMNKHQYSVQVIYSSIFDSTPKVSWDRFVRHRPSVPKARFILWLTLLGRLKTRDKLAQMGIIDDDRCPMCNLCPESVEHIFFSVSL